One segment of Synergistetes bacterium HGW-Synergistetes-1 DNA contains the following:
- a CDS encoding methionine ABC transporter substrate-binding protein, giving the protein MKKLAIAILLSLIIPTALFAAEKTITVGVTPFPHKDIMVVVRDLLKKEGYDLKIKEFTDYVTPNTALAEGSLDANFFQHVPYLENTNKEKELDLVWVAKVHIEPLGLYSQKIKKLSELKNGAQIAIPNDATNCSRALRLLEKNGLIKVKAGELVTARDITENPKKIKIREIEAAQLPRTLPDVDASVINTNFAVEAKLIPAKDAIVIEGKDSPYANVIAVRASDKNSPAVKALVKAANSKEVKKYIETELVPKGIVPAF; this is encoded by the coding sequence GAAAAGACTATAACAGTAGGAGTCACTCCCTTCCCCCATAAGGACATAATGGTCGTAGTCAGGGATCTTCTCAAAAAAGAGGGATATGATCTCAAAATAAAAGAGTTCACTGACTATGTAACACCCAATACAGCTCTTGCTGAAGGCAGCCTTGACGCAAACTTTTTCCAGCACGTCCCATATCTGGAAAACACAAACAAGGAAAAGGAACTCGATCTTGTATGGGTGGCAAAGGTACACATAGAACCTCTTGGTCTCTATTCCCAGAAGATCAAAAAGCTCAGTGAACTTAAAAACGGAGCCCAGATAGCTATCCCCAACGACGCTACAAACTGCTCAAGGGCGCTGCGCCTGCTTGAGAAAAACGGACTGATAAAGGTAAAGGCGGGAGAGCTTGTCACAGCCAGGGATATTACAGAAAATCCCAAAAAGATAAAAATAAGGGAGATCGAAGCCGCGCAGCTTCCAAGAACGCTTCCGGACGTTGATGCGTCTGTCATCAACACTAATTTTGCTGTGGAAGCGAAGCTCATCCCGGCAAAGGACGCAATCGTTATCGAAGGCAAGGATTCTCCCTATGCCAATGTGATAGCGGTCAGGGCATCAGACAAAAATAGCCCTGCTGTAAAAGCCCTGGTCAAAGCAGCTAATTCAAAAGAAGTCAAAAAGTACATAGAAACAGAGCTCGTTCCTAAGGGTATAGTGCCGGCATTTTAA